One Salvelinus namaycush isolate Seneca chromosome 4, SaNama_1.0, whole genome shotgun sequence genomic window carries:
- the LOC120045440 gene encoding ankyrin repeat domain-containing protein 1-like, with translation MDPATAENVTAKKCEGNEPGEEEYSEGEYETSVNQEKQDDLRSHKDSLANTDVPLNLNVDKSGHLRLETIDDLQNILQLRKSRKRARRVQVCKPPPPPETVPYYVNEEDFFKACEENKLPLIERYLEKSGDINACDNFRRTGLHRACMQGHVDVVKRLLEAGASIEYKDKLDATAVHSACRGGSMSVLQLLLNQDGSFSARDKLHSTPLHVAVRTGHYECAEQLVHCGADVNAKDREGDTPMHDAVRLNRFKIIQLLLLHGANPKLKNCVGKSPLESTLEWQSGAKSILSNFKDDVKTPVKSSRVLFS, from the exons ATGGATCCTGCCACTGCAGAAAAT GTTACCGCCAAAAAATGCGAGGGCAACGAGCCTGGAGAAGAGGAGTATTCAGAGGGAGAATACGAGACATCAGTTAACCAGGAGAAACAAGATGACCTGCGATCTCACAAGGACAGCCTGGCTAACACGGATGTCCCCTTGAATTTAAAT GTAGACAAATCTGGACATCTGAGGTTAGAGACAATTGATGACCTCCAGAATATTCTGCAACTGAGGAAGtcaagaaagagagcgagaagagtACAAGTTTGCAAGCCACCACCCCCACCAGAGACTGTG CCTTATTATGTGAATGAGGAAGATTTCTTCAAGGCCTGCGAGGAGAACAAACTGCCATTGATCGAGAGGTATCTGGAAAAATCGGGAGATATCAACGCTTGTGACAAT TTCAGACGcacaggcctgcacagagcttGCATGCAGGGACACGTGGATGTTGTGAAGAGGCTACTGGAGGCTGGAGCTTCAATTGAGTACAAAGACAAG CTGGATGCTACTGCTGTCCACTCTGCCTGCCGAGGAGGAAGCATGTCTGTGTTACAACTGCTGCTCAACCAAGACGGCAGCTTCTCTGCCAGGGATAAG CTCCACAGCACTCCCCTTCATGTTGCAGTGAGAACCGGTCACTATGAATGTGCTGAACAACTAGTCCACTGTGGAGCTGACGTCAATGCCAAAGACAGG gAAGGAGATACTCCCATGCACGATGCAGTGAGACTGAACAGATTCAAAATCATCCAACTACTCCTGCTTCATGGAGCCAATCCAAAACTCAAGAATTGT gtgggaaagtCACCATTAGAAAGCACTCTGGAGTGGCAGAGTGGGGCTAAATCGATTCTCAGCAACTTCAAGGATGATGTAAAAACTCCAGTCAAGTCAAGTAGAGTCCTGTTCAGTTAA
- the LOC120045360 gene encoding ribonuclease P protein subunit p30-like, whose translation YDLVAVYPKTEKLFHAACMTFDVDVICVAVTEKQPFFFKRSPVNGAIERGVFFEISYAPAIRDSTIANSISLVEMCKGKNVIVTSGAEKPLELRGPYDIGNLGLLFGLSEGDGKSAISTNCRSVHLHGETRKTALGIVHTMKKDQPLTERQEDVPASKRAKIETA comes from the exons TATGACTTAGTGGCTGTCTATCCTAAAACAGAGAAGTTGTTTCAT GCAGCTTGCATGACATTCGATGTTGACGTCATCTGTGTAGCAGTGACAGAAAAACAACCCTTCTTTTTCAAAAGATCTCCAGTAAATGGG GCAATTGAAAGAGGTGTGTTCTTTGAAATAAGTTACGCACCTGCAATCCGAGACTCCACCATCGCAAATTCCATCAGTCTCGTGGAGATGTGCAAAGGAAAG aATGTAATTGTGACGAGTGGGGCAGAAAAG CCCCTTGAGTTGAGAGGACCCTACGACATTGGCAACTT AGGCCTACTTTTTGGCCTGTCCGAAGGAGATGGAAAATCTGCAATCTCCACCAACTGTCGCTCTGTCCACTTACATGGAG AAACAAGAAAGACTGCCTTGGGTATTGTACACACTATGAAGAAAGACCAGCCATTGACTGAGAGACAGGAGGATGTTCCAGCATCAAAGAGGGCTAAGATTGAGACTGCATAG